GATTTATATGTCCTGCTATCATATTTTCATAAGCTACATACCTTGAATGTTTTCCCTGCTTTGGCATCCAAGATTGACCGTGTACATTATGAAGTTTAAAGTTAGATTTACTTATAGGTCTTCCCGGTATAACAACTTTTATCATGAAATCACCTCTTCAAGTATTGTATAATGTTATATAAAGGATAGTCAAATTAAATTGCACGAAAGGAAAATTTAAATGAAGCAAAATATAAAAAAATATTGTAAGGACTTAAATATAGATTATGTAGGAATTGCGGGAATAGGACCGTATTATGAATTAGAAAAAGTATTAAAAAATAATATCGACAAAGGTCACTATACAGGTCTTGAAGAAAAGGATATACAAAAAAGGATAGATCCAAGACTTACAATGGAAAATGTAGAGTCTGTTATTGTTTGTTTATTTCCGTATTTCTCGGGAAATGTAGAAAATACAAATATATCAAAGTACACACAGGGTTTAGATTATCATATAGTAGTAAAAGAAAAGCTTGAGAAACTATCAAAAACGATAAAAAAAGACATTAATGAATTTGAATACAAGATATTTGTAGATAATGGACCATTAGTAGATAGATACTTAGCACAAATATCTGGACTTGGATACTTTGGGATAAATAACAATATAATAAATGATGAATATGGTTCATATGTATTTATAGGATATATAATGACT
The window above is part of the Tepidibacter aestuarii genome. Proteins encoded here:
- the queG gene encoding tRNA epoxyqueuosine(34) reductase QueG, translated to MKQNIKKYCKDLNIDYVGIAGIGPYYELEKVLKNNIDKGHYTGLEEKDIQKRIDPRLTMENVESVIVCLFPYFSGNVENTNISKYTQGLDYHIVVKEKLEKLSKTIKKDINEFEYKIFVDNGPLVDRYLAQISGLGYFGINNNIINDEYGSYVFIGYIMTNIKLEQDDSLDKTCIQCGKCIRRCPSGALLGNFEMNPKKCLSFITQRKEELTDEEKILFKNNPTVFGCDICQDVCPHNKKINTTKIHEFIENLKHNIDYEEINTISNKEFKRRYRDRAFSWRGRKVILRNLEIINKK